From the genome of Mucispirillum schaedleri ASF457:
TTTTGCAGCTTTCGTTTTATTTCCCTTAAAAGTTTCTGCCATTATCATTTTCCTTTTTATCTGTATTAGAGCTGTCTTTTTCAAGCCATTTTGGCTTAAACCAAATGCTGAATATTCCTATTAAAACTATAATAGAAGCTACAACAGTAAAATAAAGAAATATAAATAAAAAAAGTAATGACCTTATAAAAATTGAAACTTGAAATTTATCAAATGCTTTGTTTACTACCTGCAGACCTTGGAAAAAATATAATAATGCAAATAAAGCAATTACATTATATGATACATATTTTAATCCTTCATTTTGTGCAAGTATTAAAAAACCGCCTAAAATTAATATCCATACTAAATTATCAGGAAGTCTGAATTCTCTAATTATAAAAGCATTATCTTTGAAAACTGGCTTCATTCTGTCGCACATGTATGTTATCAAAACAAATACAGAAGAAATTGCGGCAGGTATCATATAAACAGTCTGTTTTGCAACTGTTTCTTTATTTAATATAAGATATGAAAGCATATCTGCATAATAATCTGATATCTGCATTGTTTCTTTCATTTTGATTAATGTGTCAATAATGCTTGTCTGTATAATATTTGCAACTGCTGCAACTGCACCGTTTCTTATATCTGCAAAAAATATTAGTAATGCACCAGTTAATAATGCAGGCACTGCTGCAGAAATCACTACTGGTATATATAAAGGTTTGTTACTTTTTCTATTTTTATAAAGAAAAAAGACAGGAATAAAAATTGCAGCAATATATAAAGGCATCCACCATATTTTAAGGTTTGCACTGTTTAATAAAAGCCCAGTTTTTTCTATCATGCTTCCAGCACTTGGAAGTATAAAAAATAATGCTGTAAAAAGTATATATATTATAAAAGATATAATATCTGATTTTCTGTTTCTTTCACTGGATTCAAGATATGCAAGGAAAGCTACGCCTGCAGCAATATATAAGAATATACCAAAAACTGCAAAATAAGTTTTTGATGATATTTGTATCATATAAAATGTTAAAAAACTTAAAACAGGGTAAAGCTGAATTGATTTATTCATTGACTGCCACAATATATATTAATTAAGCTGGCTTAATGCCAGCTCATATATTACAAAATAATTATTTATTAAGAGTAAACGGAACAAGTGCAATAATTCTTGCAGTTTTAACTGCAGCAGCTAAGTTCCTTTGGTGTTTTGCACAAGTGCCAGTTAACCTTCTAGGCATAATTTTACCTCTTTCTGTGATAAACTGGCGTAAAAGTTTTGCATCTTTATAATCAATATCTATTTTGTCTACACAAAAACGGCAGACTTTTTTCTTTTGAAATCTTTTTTTAATAACAGCCATAACTATCCTCCGTTGTATTTAAGCTAAATTTAAAAAGGGACATCTTCGTCACGAATCATACTATCATCAGCAGGCATTTTCAAATCATCTTTATCTACCATGCTTTCATCAAAATCCGTTCTGTCTTTGCGTCCTCCCATCATTTGGAAAGACTCAACTATGACTTCATGTTTACTGCGTTTTTGACCTTCCTGCTCCCACTGTCTGAAAGATAACCTGCCTTCAACTAAAAGTGGTGTGCCTTTTGTAACATACATACCAATAGTTTCTGCCTGTTTGCCATAAACTACAATATCTATAAACATCACTTCTTCTTTATCTTTATATCTGCGGTTAGTAGCAAGCCCTGTTGTTGCAACAACAGTTGCACTGCCGGGCAGGTTTCGCACATCTGGTGTTCTTGTAACATTACCTAATAAAACTACTTTATTGTAAGAAGCCATAATTTACTCCCTGATAGAAACTACTTTTCTTCGTTTTCAGTAACTTCAACAATATCTTCTGACGGTATACCATCAGTATCTTCTTCATTTTCATTTCTTGGTTTACCTGACTTTTCAGCAGCAGGTCGTTCTTTACGAACTGGCTCTTTGCGTGGGTTTTGTTTAAACCTTTTTTCATCAAGCATAACGATAACATAACGAATGATATTTTCATTAAACTGAAAGCGTTTTTCTAACTCATCATTAGTGTAGTTAGTATTTGCTGTAAATTGGATTAAAACATAATAGCCTTCATTATGTTTTTCAATAGGATAAGCAAGTGTCTGCCTGCCCCATACATCTACT
Proteins encoded in this window:
- a CDS encoding DUF2232 domain-containing protein — translated: MNKSIQLYPVLSFLTFYMIQISSKTYFAVFGIFLYIAAGVAFLAYLESSERNRKSDIISFIIYILFTALFFILPSAGSMIEKTGLLLNSANLKIWWMPLYIAAIFIPVFFLYKNRKSNKPLYIPVVISAAVPALLTGALLIFFADIRNGAVAAVANIIQTSIIDTLIKMKETMQISDYYADMLSYLILNKETVAKQTVYMIPAAISSVFVLITYMCDRMKPVFKDNAFIIREFRLPDNLVWILILGGFLILAQNEGLKYVSYNVIALFALLYFFQGLQVVNKAFDKFQVSIFIRSLLFLFIFLYFTVVASIIVLIGIFSIWFKPKWLEKDSSNTDKKENDNGRNF
- the rpsR gene encoding 30S ribosomal protein S18; the protein is MAVIKKRFQKKKVCRFCVDKIDIDYKDAKLLRQFITERGKIMPRRLTGTCAKHQRNLAAAVKTARIIALVPFTLNK
- the ssb gene encoding single-stranded DNA-binding protein translates to MASYNKVVLLGNVTRTPDVRNLPGSATVVATTGLATNRRYKDKEEVMFIDIVVYGKQAETIGMYVTKGTPLLVEGRLSFRQWEQEGQKRSKHEVIVESFQMMGGRKDRTDFDESMVDKDDLKMPADDSMIRDEDVPF
- the rpsF gene encoding 30S ribosomal protein S6; the protein is MRTYETIFILKPELSAEEHEKHIEFYKENITSHGGEIVKVDVWGRQTLAYPIEKHNEGYYVLIQFTANTNYTNDELEKRFQFNENIIRYVIVMLDEKRFKQNPRKEPVRKERPAAEKSGKPRNENEEDTDGIPSEDIVEVTENEEK